The sequence TGCCGCGGCCCAGCGAGGAGCGCGTGGTCGTCGACGGCGGGGTGGTCACCAGCCGCGGGCCCGGCACCGCCCTGGAGTTCGCCCTGGCCCTGGTCGGGGTGCTCTACGGCGACGGCAAGCGGCGCGAGGTCGCGCGGCAGATGCTGGCGCCGGAAGCATAGCGCACGAAGCGCGGCGCCGCCCCCCCCCCCGCGGGAAGGGACGGCGACGACGCGTCGTCATCCCGGGAAAAGCGCGCGCCCCGGCCTGCGCCGGGGCGCGCGTCTGTCTAGGCGTCGCGGCCGGGTCGGGGTTGATCATTCGCGACGGGCGATCGTAGTCGTCGCCAGGCGACCAGCGTCAAAAGCGCGATTCCGTTCGCCGGCAGCTGGAAGAACCAGCACGCGACGATGTTGCCGCGAGACGTCCAGTACCCAGTCACCCCGTGATGCAGCGGGACGAAGATGACCGGCGCCCAGATCAGGGCGGAGATGAACGTTGCGGCCAGAGAAAGGGCGCCCGCGAGCCCGCGCGTCAGGCTAGTGATGCGGGCGGAGAGCGCGACCCAGACGAGGAAACCCGCCGTCGACAACACG is a genomic window of bacterium containing:
- a CDS encoding DJ-1/PfpI family protein, giving the protein GRPYAAICAAPGCVLAAHGLLEGRRATAHPSFMAPLPRPSEERVVVDGGVVTSRGPGTALEFALALVGVLYGDGKRREVARQMLAPEA